One Salvia splendens isolate huo1 chromosome 12, SspV2, whole genome shotgun sequence genomic window carries:
- the LOC121758892 gene encoding transcription initiation factor IIA subunit 2-like produces the protein MATFELYRRSTIGMCLTETLDQMVSSGVLSPELAIQVLIQFDKSMTDALENEVKNKVSIKGHLHTYRFCDNVWTFIVQNAQIKSEEGQETVGSVKIVACDSKLLTQ, from the exons ATGGCGACTTTCGAGCTGTACAGGAGATCCACGATCGGGATGTGCTTGACGGAAACTCTGGATCAGATGGTTTCTAGTGGAGTGCTGAGCCCAGAACTCGCCATTCAAGTTCTTATCCAATTCGACAAG TCAATGACAGACGCTCTGGAAAATGAggtcaagaacaaggtttccaTTAAG GGGCATCTTCACACCTACAGATTCTGCGACAACGTCTGGACCTTCATCGTACAAAATGCTCAGATCAAGAGTGAGGAAGGCCAGGAAACTGTCGGGTCTGTCAAGATAGTCGCGTGTGATTCGAAGCTGCTGACTCAGTGA